In Acanthochromis polyacanthus isolate Apoly-LR-REF ecotype Palm Island chromosome 18, KAUST_Apoly_ChrSc, whole genome shotgun sequence, the following proteins share a genomic window:
- the LOC110957194 gene encoding complement component C6 — protein MAPSSSLFLLLQLLGCFSAGFSCFCNRYQWSSWSSCSRTCNHGTQQRTRQFRDDDYYWKSSCYWLCDRSDTRSCNEQACPINCQLAEFSPWSDCSPCAKKQFRTRSVQRPSQFGGSDCSPELAEERPCFPSKECKLAAVECRDDFRCENGRCINSTLTCNKQNDCGDNSDEKDCDNVKVVCPTEKRVAPGADLVGNGFDALAEEPRGAVLDNMFMGGSCIIKRPRSTLLYHRVPYNFKDFEIKVGQIQDFSTEPQQVKTEPVNFRRSSSSPETTTESQETLFLPILFYLDRSSSSEVSSHSKAFEASKKQDSKFFRVHQILPVSTFKVKEPGDLVLSLPFRQFLHALPLEYNYALYREIFQRFGTHYYSSGTLGGHYDLLYQYSREELKSSGETEEHISSCLNQETTWSVIVYTTHSSVSRCADNTMTKKYQGSYIQSAEKSFSMVKGGRTREAAALAWERQGAAPDRTSYKNWAKSVLENPAVVDYKLLPIIDLVRGIPCAATKRRHLRKALLQYLEEFDTCKCAPCPNNARPVLSGTECKCVCQTGTFGTNCEKRAPDYTSEAVDGYWSCWGPWSRCSASMKRHRTRSCNNPAPLRRGQPCNGPSRQEEACHISIFQTQETCDNDDDDFTVGWIDELPPGVQGCLRPKSPANSFLRKAKQYYSFGEDEEFQCFTGFDLEGFQFINCLPDGTWSQLSGKCIRKICLPPDIPDGMTLFPNQEEYRVEESVGLNCDDAGLSPLPRGFYKCSNSLTWEPPLPADLRCSNEEPFVPEPQCGPGEKLQESKCVCIQRESCLSQLENLCILNSDVGVAVSMSLCSFQAGRCHGDPLFFISNGACDPADVAKLEWAKFRASMSSNSSVQESCDLDTCYEWETCSASQKCECRAARDCPKVDNQVVFCVKLTRSQRTRSMDLCSMAALKCASYQFEIVNEGDCASR, from the exons ATGGCTCCGTCCAGcagcttgtttctgctgctgcagctcctcggCTGTTTCTCAGCTGGTTTCTCCTGTTTCTGTAATCGATACCAGTGGAGCTCCTGGTCCAGCTGCTCCAGAACCTGCAACCACGGCACCCAGCAGAGAACCAG GCAGTTTCGGGATGATGACTATTACTGGAAGAGCAGCTGCTATTGGCTGTGCGACCGGTCCGACACCAGATCTTGCAATGAACAGGCCTGTCCAATCAACTGTCAGCTGGCGGAGTTCAGCCCGTGGTCCGACTGTTCACCCTGCGCCAAGAAACAG TTTCGGACTCGTTCTGTCCAGAGACCGTCTCAGTTCGGTGGTTCAGACTGCAGCCCGGAGCTGGCAGAGGAGAGGCCTTGTTTCCCCTCCAAAGAGTGCAAGTTAGCGGCCGTCGAATGCAGAGACGACTTCAGGTGCGAAAATG gTCGATGCATCAACTCAACGTTAACGTGCAACAAGCAGAACGACTGTGGAGATAATTCAGATGAGAAGGACTGTGACAACGTCAAAGTAGTGTGTCCCACAGAGAAGAGAGTCGCTCCGGGTGCCGACCTGGTGGGAAATGG GTTCGATGCTCTGGCAGAAGAACCCAGAGGAGCCGTGTTGGACAACATGTTCATGGGAGGAAGCTGCATTATTAAAAGGCCTCGGAGCACCTTACTGTACCATCGGGTTCCCTACAACTTCAAGGACTTTGAGATTAAG GTTGGACAAATACAGGACTTCAGCACTGAGCCACAGCAGGTGAAAACCGAGCCTGTCAATTTCAGGAGGTCCAGTTCGTCACCTGAaaccacaacagaaagtcaAGAAACATTATTCCTCCCCATCCTCTTCTACCTCGATAGGAGCTCTTCATCAGAGGTCAGCTCGCACAGCAAGGCTTTTGAAGCGTCGAAGAAACAG GATTCCAAGTTTTTTCGAGTGCATCAGATCCTTCCAGTGTCCACGTTTAAGGTGAAGGAACCGGGCGATCTCGTTCTGTCGTTGCCTTTCCGCCAGTTCCTCCACGCTCTTCCTCTCGAGTACAACTACGCCCTCTACAGGGAAATCTTCCAGCGCTTCGGGACGCATTACTACAGCTCAGGAACCCTAGGAGGCCACTATGACCTGCTGTACCAGTACAGCCGAGAGGAGCTCAAGAGTTCAG GTGAAACTGAAGAACACATCAGCAGCTGTCTGAACCAAGAAACCACCTGGAGCGTCATCGTCTACACCACGCACAGCAGTGTATCCCGATGCGCGGACAACACGATGACTAAGAAATATCAAG GTTCGTACATTCAGTCAGCAGAGAAGTCTTTCTCCATGGTAAAGGGAGGTCGAACCCGAGAGGCAGCAGCTTTGGCCTGGGAGAGACAGGGTGCAGCTCCGGACCGAACGTCCTACAAGAACTGGGCCAAGTCTGTTCTCGAAAACCCAGCTGTGGTCGACTACAAG CTGCTTCCCATCATAGATCTGGTTCGCGGGATTCCCTGTGCTGCCACAAAGAGGAGGCACCTGAGGAAGGCGCTGCTGCAGTACCTGGAGGAGTTCGACACCTGTAAATGTGCTCCTTGTCCCAACAATGCCAGGCCGGTTCTGTCTGGAACAGAGTGCAAGTGCGTTTGTCAGACGGGAACCTTTGGCACCAATTGTGAGAAACGAGCTCCAGACTACACTTCAG AGGCTGTGGATGGTTACTGGAGCTGCTGGGGGCCGTGGAGTCGATGTTCAGCCTCCATGAAGAGACATCGGACCAGGAGCTGTAATAATCCAGCTCCCCTCAGAAGAGGTCAACCCTGCAATGGACCGAGCAGACAGGAGGAAGCCTGTCACATCTCCATCTTCCAGAC aCAGGAGACTTGTGATAATGACGACGACGACTTCACTGTCGGCTGGATTGACGAGCTTCCTCCTGGTGTTCAGGGATGTCTGAGACCAAAAAGTCCAGCAAACAGCTTCCTGAGG AAAGCTAAGCAGTATTATAGCTTTGGTGAGGATGAGGAGTTTCAGTGCTTCACTGGATTCGACCTGGAGGGTTTCCAGTTCATCAACTGCCTCCCTGATGGAACCTGGAGTCAACTGAGTGGAAAATGCATCA GGAAGATTTGTCTGCCCCCTGACATCCCCGATGGAATGACGCTGTTCCCCAACCAAGAAGAGTACAGAGTGGAGGAATCAGTGGGTCTGAACTGTGACGATGCCGGTCTTTCTCCGCTGCCACGAGGTTTCTATAAATGCAGCAACAGCCTCACCTGGGAGCCTCCGTTACCTGCAGACCTGCGCTGCTCCAACG AGGAACCGTTTGTTCCTGAGCCTCAGTGTGGTCCAGGAGAGAAGCTGCAGGAATCCAAATGTGTTTGTATCCAGCGGGAGAGCTGCCT CTCCCAACTAGAGAATCTCTGCATCCTGAACTCGGACGTCGGCGTCGCCGTGTCGATGTCACTCTGCTCCTTCCAAGCCGGGCGTTGCCACGGCGACCCGCTCTTCTTCATCAGCAACGGCGCCTGCGATCCGGCCGATGTAGCCAAACTGGAGTGGGCCAAGTTCAGAGCCTCGATGTCGTCCAACAGCTCTGTTCAGGAAAGCTGCGATCTGGACACCTGCTACGAATGGGAAACCTGCTCAG CGTCTCAGAAATGTGAGTGCAGAGCCGCCAGAGATTGTCCCAAAGTGGACAACCAGGTCGTGTTCTGTGTGAAGCTGACGAGGAGCCAGAGGACTCGCAGCATGGATCTCTGCTCTATGGCCGCCCTCAAGTGTGCAAGTTATCAGTTTGAAATTGTCAATGAAGGCGATTGTGCATCCAGATGA